From the Oryzias latipes chromosome 22, ASM223467v1 genome, one window contains:
- the LOC105357341 gene encoding serine/arginine repetitive matrix protein 2-like, with protein sequence MATAQGSACTRAVSGRKGALVLCSIPLSFLLDTDSGREAVTRRCSRKPAIGGWLHLQTETPASRDTCKQRHLQTETPASRDTCRQRHLQTQTPASRDTCRQRHLQTGTPADRDTCRQRHLQTGTPADRDTCRQGHLQTETPADRDTFRQGHLQTGTPADRDTFRQRHLQTGTPADRDTCRQRHLQTETPANRDTCRQGHLQTETPADRDTCRQRHLQTETPADRDTCKQGHLQTETPADRDTCTREAVPALFTRTTSENTNNWKFSSWENLRGSTDDLQSVQLTTG encoded by the exons ATGGCAACAGCCCAGGGCTCCGCCTGCACTCGGGCTGTGTCCGGGCGGAAGGGGGCTCTGGTGCTCTGCTCCATCCCCCTGAGCTTCCTCCTGGATACAGACTCTGGCCGAGAGGCGGTGACACGCAG GTGCAGCCGCAAACCCGCCATAGGCGGCTGGCTGcacctgcagacagagacaCCTGCAAGCAGAGACACCTGCAAGCAGAGacacctgcagacagagacaCCTGCAAGCAGAGacacctgcagacagagacaCCTGCAGACTCAGACACCTGCAAGCAGAGacacctgcagacagagacaCCTGCAAACAGGGACACCTGCAGACAGGGacacctgcagacagagacaCCTGCAGACAGGGacacctgcagacagagacaCCTGCAGACAGGGacacctgcagacagagacaCCTGCAGACAGGGACACCTTCAGACAGGGACACCTGCAGACAGGGacacctgcagacagagacaCCTTCAGACAGAGACACCTGCAAACAGGGacacctgcagacagagacacctgcagacagagacaCCTGCAAACAGAGACACCTGCAAACAGGGACACCTGCAGACAGGGacacctgcagacagagacaCCTGCAGACAGGGacacctgcagacagagacaccttcagacagagacacctgcagacagagacaCCTGCAAACAGGGacacctgcagacagagacacctgcagacagagacaCCTGCACCCGTGAGGCTGTTCCAGCTTTATTTACACGCACCAcatctgaaaacacaaacaactggAAGTTTTCCTCTTGGGAAAACCTTCGCGGAAGCACGGACGACCTGCAGTCTGTTCAGCTCACCACAGGATGA
- the LOC111946868 gene encoding zinc finger and BTB domain-containing protein 24-like — protein MFTAGEQLHPSTLRLDGMTADAFAAALDFIYGAQVRVEERAAAPLLSAARRVELGELVRALTEPSQAPQRAQSAAPGQVQRLQGQQRPCRGGGGRGGGTEGGQEETPPLRGAMQGLRESLQTPPVPAGSQEDSHRREALPLLRLREELHPEAHAAGPPARPQRGAALRLRRLLQVAVLQALAAGAHEPAPRSAPTDPKNPPKKTFTCDKCEKSFTQKRQLKNHYRTHTGKSLPECAECQRRFMDTAQLKKHLRTHTGEKPFTCEICGKCFTAKSTLQTHIRIHRGEKPFDCGVCGKTFSDPSARRRHAATHSGKKAFTCSVCSLSFTRLDNLKTHAKTHSREGGAADAQEEPRGALLLQPPLGSEPEIQLLVTDQNLSFAAGQQEISLLAADGGAAHPTHSKFTLLAQTDAVTPPIHAVSMLDPHPEQMHIITLSKEAVEQLQAHHDTPPSHGTAPGQVSRPPSRAIHVSSQSGQPISISQTGQQLCSHHIQGQSFQIQAGTVSYLYASGLPQDTPPPETTPLQKLPGS, from the exons ATGTTCACGGCGGGGGAGCAGCTCCACCCCTCCACCCTCCGCCTGGACGGCATGACGGCGGACGCCTTCGCGGCCGCGCTCGACTTCATCTACGGCGCACAGGTGCGCGTGGAGGAGCGCGCCGCCGCGCCGTTGCTGAGCGCGGCGCGGCGCGTGGAGCTGGGGGAGCTGGTGCGAGCGCTCACCGAGCCGAGCC AGGCGCCACAGCGAGCGCAAAGTGCGGCCCCCGGCCAAGTTCAGAGGCTACAAGGTCAGCAGCGACCGTGCCgggggggaggaggaagaggaggcgggACGGAGGGGGGGCAGGAAGAGACACCCCCCCTCAGAGGCGCGATGCAGGGACTGCGGGAAAGTCTTCAAACACCACCTGTTCCTGCAGGTTCACAGGAGGACTCACACAG GAGAGAAGCCCTTCCACTGCTCCGCCTGCGGGAAGAGCTTCACCCAGAAGCACACGCTGCAGGCCCACCAGCGCGTCCACAGCGGGGAGCGGCCCTTCGTCTGCGCCGTCTGCTCCAAGTCGCTGTCCTCCAAGCACTCGCTGCAGGAGCACATGAGCCTGCACCAAGGTCTGCCCCCACCGACCCCAAGAACCCACCCA AGAAGACCTTCACCTGTGACAAATGTGAGAAGAGCTTCACTCAGAAGAGGCAGCTAAAGAACCACTACAGAACCCACACAG gtaaATCCTTACCAGAGTGTGCCGAGTGTCAGCGCAGGTTCATGGACACGGCCCAGCTGAAGAAGCATCTGAGGACTCACACAG GAGAGAAGCCGTTCACCTGTGAGATCTGTGGAAAGTGCTTCACCGCCAAGAGCACGCTGCAGACACACATCCGGATCCACAG AGGGGAGAAGCCCTTTGACTGCGGCGTCTGCGGGAAGACCTTCTCGGACCCGAGCGCCAGGCGGCGCCACGCCGCCACCCACTCAGGGAAGAAAGCCTTCACCTGCTCCGTCTGCAGCCTGTCCTTCACCCGCCTTGACAACCTGAAGACGCATGCCAAAACGCACAGCAGGGAGGGTGGCGCCGCGGACGCGCAGGAGGAGCCGCGCGGCGCCTTACTGCTGCAGCCCCCCCTCGGCTCAGAGCCGGAGATCCAGCTGCTGGTGACGGACCAGAACCTTAGCTTTGCTGCAGGTCAGCAGGAGATCAGCCTCCTGGCTGCTGACGGGGGCGCAGCTCACCCCACCCACTCCAAGTTCACGCTGCTTGCTCAGACCGATGCCGTGACTCCTCCGATTCACGCAGTCAGCATGCTGGACCCCCACCCTGAGCAGATGCACATCATCACGCTTAGCAAGGAGGCggtggagcagctgcaggcCCACCACGACACCCCGCCCTCCCACGGCACCGCACCTGGACAGGTGAGCAGGCCACCGAGCCGGGCCATTCACGTCAGCAGCCAGAGCGGCCAGCCCATCTCCATCAGCCAGACCggccagcagctctgcagccacCACATCCAGGGGCAGAGCTTCCAGATCCAGGCTGGAACCGTGTCCTACCTGTACGCCAGCGGGCTCCCCCAGGACACGCCCCCTCCTGAGACCACGCCTCTGCAGAAGCTTCCGGGCTCCTGA
- the ddo gene encoding D-aspartate oxidase isoform X2 produces MTEKKSLLAASSALCALKRTSSTTSVTSHSCSSRRSSSNLRSTRCSCERAATSGEAGPFRDIYAPPHEQLSREPLQEEEDEEEIQTEPAERKNVDGLKLKTTAATAEAMKRIADGSTPGEPQKRQTSRLRQRRKTPAEQIQVKGRVVPLYQRQEPVKSFNSTSKPERHSMELADGGRTSGLAQGRGDAQMKTVRVAVVGAGVVGVSTAVCIAEALPLCSVTLIADRFSPDTTSDGAAGILFAAEFPDVPIATQRRWFRSSFRHLLAIAQSEEAPEAGVTLSSGWQIFKELPETPKPFWWDLVIGFRAMTSGELRRFPGHACGQFFTTLKCECRSYLPWLQRRFRGAGGRVERRRVGSLQELGGDFDLLVNCSGLGSRALLGDMQVEPVRGQVLQVEAPWLQHFIRDGDGKTYIYPGVRSVTIGGTRQAGDWRLGEDQTDTEGIVERCRRLEPSLSRAKVLGCWVGLRPGRRNPRVEKELLQLGGRRVPVVHNYGHGGWGVTLAWGTAVDAVELVRQSLQETPPRSKL; encoded by the exons ATGACGGAGAAGAAGTCGCTGCTGGCCGCGAGCAGCGCTTTGTGCGCCTTGAAGCGCACGTCCTCCACCACCAGCGTGACGTCACACAGCTGCTCCTCGCGGCGGAGCTCATCAAACCTGCGGAGCACGCGCTGCTCGTGCGAGCGCGCGGCCACCAGCGGCGAGGCTGGTCCTTTCCGAGACATCTATGCCCCCCCCCACGAGCAGCTGAGCCGGGAGcccctgcaggaggaggaggatgaagaggagattCAG ACGGAGCCTGCAGAAAGAAAGAACGTGGACGGGTTAAAGCTCAAGACGACTGCTGCGACAGCAGAAGCCATGAAGCGCATTGCAGACGGGTCGACACCAGGGGAGCCGCAAAAAAGGCAGACTTCACGTTTAAGACAGAGACGAAAGACGCCAGCGGAGCAGATCCAGGTAAAAGGACGAGTCGTCCCACTTTATCAACGACAGGAGCCGGTCAAGAGCTTCAACAGCACCTCCAAGCCAGAGAGACACAGCATGGAGCTGGCAGACGGAGGGCGTACTTCTGGGTTGGCACAAGGCAGAGGGGATGCACAG ATGAAGACGGTCAGGGTTGCTGTGGTGGGGGCCGGGGTGGTGGGGGTCTCCACGGCGGTCTGCATCGCAGAGGCGCTCCCCCTCTGCTCCGTCACCCTGATAGCTGACAGGTTCAGCCCGGACACCACCAGCGACGGCGCCGCAGGGATCCTGTTCGCCGCAGAGTTTCCAG ACGTTCCCATAGCAACGCAGAGACGCTGGTTCAGGAGCAGCTTCCGGCACCTGCTGGCCATCGCTCAGTCTGAGGAGGCTCCTGAGGCCGGGGTCACCCTGAGCTCCGG GTGGCAGATTTTTAAGGAGCTTCCGGAAACGCCGAAGCCCTTCTGGTGGGATTTGGTGATCGGTTTCCGGGCGATGACCAGCGGCGAGCTGCGGCGCTTCCCGGGTCACGCGTGCGGTCAGTTCTTCACCACCCTGAAGTGCGAGTGCCGCTCTTACCTGCCGTGGCTGCAGAGGAG GTTCCGAGGAGCTGGAGGGCGGGTGGAGCGGAGGCGGGTGGGCAGCCTGCAGGAGCTCGGCGGCGACTTCGACCTGCTGGTGAACTGCTCGGGTCTGGGCTCCAGGGCGCTGCTGGGCGACATGCAGGTGGAGCCGGTCAGAGGCCAGGTCCTGCAGGTGGAGGCTCCGTGGCTGCAGCACTTCATCCGGGACGGAGACGGGAAGACCTACATCTACCCGGGGGTCCGCAGCGTCACCATAGGCGGAACCCGGCAGGCGGGGGACTGGAGGCTGGGGGAGGACCAGACCGACACTGAAGGCATCGTGGAGCGCTGCAGGAGGCTGGAGCCGTCGCTGAGCAGAGCCAAGGTTCTGGGCTGTTGGGTCGGCCTGAGGCCCGGCAGGAGGAACCCGAGGGTGGagaaggagctgctgcagctgggGGGCCGCCGGGTCCCTGTGGTCCATAACTACGGCCACGGAGGCTGGGGGGTGACCCTGGCCTGGGGCACAGCCGTGGACGCTGTGGAGCTGGTCCGGCAGAGCCTTCAGGAGACGCCTCCTCGGTCCAAACTGtga
- the ddo gene encoding D-aspartate oxidase isoform X1 translates to MKTVRVAVVGAGVVGVSTAVCIAEALPLCSVTLIADRFSPDTTSDGAAGILFAAEFPDVPIATQRRWFRSSFRHLLAIAQSEEAPEAGVTLSSGWQIFKELPETPKPFWWDLVIGFRAMTSGELRRFPGHACGQFFTTLKCECRSYLPWLQRRFRGAGGRVERRRVGSLQELGGDFDLLVNCSGLGSRALLGDMQVEPVRGQVLQVEAPWLQHFIRDGDGKTYIYPGVRSVTIGGTRQAGDWRLGEDQTDTEGIVERCRRLEPSLSRAKVLGCWVGLRPGRRNPRVEKELLQLGGRRVPVVHNYGHGGWGVTLAWGTAVDAVELVRQSLQETPPRSKL, encoded by the exons ATGAAGACGGTCAGGGTTGCTGTGGTGGGGGCCGGGGTGGTGGGGGTCTCCACGGCGGTCTGCATCGCAGAGGCGCTCCCCCTCTGCTCCGTCACCCTGATAGCTGACAGGTTCAGCCCGGACACCACCAGCGACGGCGCCGCAGGGATCCTGTTCGCCGCAGAGTTTCCAG ACGTTCCCATAGCAACGCAGAGACGCTGGTTCAGGAGCAGCTTCCGGCACCTGCTGGCCATCGCTCAGTCTGAGGAGGCTCCTGAGGCCGGGGTCACCCTGAGCTCCGG GTGGCAGATTTTTAAGGAGCTTCCGGAAACGCCGAAGCCCTTCTGGTGGGATTTGGTGATCGGTTTCCGGGCGATGACCAGCGGCGAGCTGCGGCGCTTCCCGGGTCACGCGTGCGGTCAGTTCTTCACCACCCTGAAGTGCGAGTGCCGCTCTTACCTGCCGTGGCTGCAGAGGAG GTTCCGAGGAGCTGGAGGGCGGGTGGAGCGGAGGCGGGTGGGCAGCCTGCAGGAGCTCGGCGGCGACTTCGACCTGCTGGTGAACTGCTCGGGTCTGGGCTCCAGGGCGCTGCTGGGCGACATGCAGGTGGAGCCGGTCAGAGGCCAGGTCCTGCAGGTGGAGGCTCCGTGGCTGCAGCACTTCATCCGGGACGGAGACGGGAAGACCTACATCTACCCGGGGGTCCGCAGCGTCACCATAGGCGGAACCCGGCAGGCGGGGGACTGGAGGCTGGGGGAGGACCAGACCGACACTGAAGGCATCGTGGAGCGCTGCAGGAGGCTGGAGCCGTCGCTGAGCAGAGCCAAGGTTCTGGGCTGTTGGGTCGGCCTGAGGCCCGGCAGGAGGAACCCGAGGGTGGagaaggagctgctgcagctgggGGGCCGCCGGGTCCCTGTGGTCCATAACTACGGCCACGGAGGCTGGGGGGTGACCCTGGCCTGGGGCACAGCCGTGGACGCTGTGGAGCTGGTCCGGCAGAGCCTTCAGGAGACGCCTCCTCGGTCCAAACTGtga
- the LOC101171228 gene encoding SAM and SH3 domain-containing protein 1-like isoform X5 gives MEELRRRKVVQDADMGKVDWIPASPQLRFQIQESLGLSSTTSTPEADRRSDVNKSSSDEGSAGRWEAKRKSKSIWQSFRKSQKSPDVPGNVRQISKGDSVGFVASEITMSDEERIQLMMMVKENMISIEEALARLKEFEVQNRQTSRSNSAESPDPSSSSTNEAFSCTPPEVENNEDKSVLSGHKVKKKLVQGEDPGGRTAEEGLNVDDPPCSQEPQTPTPCPVAPSPDVLQEQLTSDSMTPSQSSSSLSPADIRTGVIGDTRGAGRSCFLPDPEGCDHAEARLARSVTDGELRPPLLGSLSHHGRACSFGGFDLCSRAASATPPEHEKTDGSGVKRSAASSPQVSRISLGRKVKSVRETMRKHMSRRQHSPRSDQSSPDRVSSCPHSPQTHTMDQAKLKMGGSVESLRSSLSGQSCMSESTGGQTVGTTDSSSSNRESVKSEDGEEEELPYQGPFCGRARVHTDFTPSPYDTDSLKLKSGDVIDVISKPPMGTWMGMLHGKVGTFKFIYVDVLKDGTKPRKTRRRTKVRQPKPTSVEELLERINLKEHLPTFLFNGYEDLDTFKLLEEEDLDELNIRDAQHRAVLLTAVELLQEYDGGSGSSDPERGAGSQEKLLLERCGLLGDSPRDSGCYESSENLENGDDSLTTACELLL, from the exons GTCTGATGTGAACaagtccagctcagacgaaggcTCCGCAG gAAGATGGGAGGCCAAGAGAAAGAGCAAGTCCATCTGGCAAAGTTTCCGGAAGTCCCAGAAGTCTCCAGATGTTCCTGGTAATGTGCGTCAGATTTCCAAAG GAGACAGTGTGGGTTTTGTGGCCAGTGAAATCACCATGAGTGATGAAGAACGTATCCagctgatgatgatggtgaaggAGAACATGATCTCCATCGAAGAAGCCCTAGCTCGG TTGAAGGAGTTTGAGGTTCAGAACCGGCAGACGTCCAGGTCCAACTCGGCAGAATCCCCAGATCCATCCAGCTCCAGCACCAATGAGGCTTTCAGCTGCACT CCTCCTGAGGTGGAGAACAACGAGGATAAGTCAGTCCTCTCTGGCCATAAAGTGAAGAAGAAGCTGGTCCAGGGTGAAGATCCTGGCGGACGCACAGCAGAAG AGGGGCTGAATGTGGACGACCCCCCCTGTTCACAGGAGCCCCAAACCCCCACGCCATGTCCAGTGGCCCCCTCACCTGACGTTTTACAGGAGCAGTTGACTTCTGACAGCATGACTCCCTCCCAGTCCTCCAGCAGCCTAAGCCCCGCCGACATCAGGACTGGGGTGATAGGCGACACGAGGGGGGCGGGCAGGAGCTGCTTCCTTCCTGATCCAGAAGGCTGTGATCACGCAGAGGCGAGACTGGCTCGCTCTGTGACGGACGGGGAGCTCCGCCCCCCGCTGCTGGGCTCGCTGAGCCACCATGGG agaGCCTGCAGCTTCGGAGGATTCGACCTCTGCAGCCGCGCGGCGTCCGCCACACCTCCTGAGCACGAG AAGACCGATGGAAGCGGCGTGAAGAGGAGCGCCGCAAGTTCTCCGCAGGTGTCGCGCATCTCTTTGGGCAGGAAGGTGAAGTCTGTGAGGGAGACCATGAGGAAGCACATGTCCCGGAGACAACACAGCCCCCGCTCTGACCAG TCCAGCCCAGACCGAGTCTCCAGCTGCCCCCACTCCCCCCAGACCCACACCATGGACCAAGCCAAGCTGAAGATGGGGGGGTCAGTGGAGAGCCTCAGAAGCTCGCTGAGCGGACAGAGCTGCATGAGTGAGTCTACAG GCGGACAGACGGTCGGAACCACGGACTCTTCCAGCAGCAACAGAGAGAGCGTGAAGTCTGAGGAtggcgaggaggaggagcttccgTACCAGGGACCCTTTTGTGGGCGGGCCCGGGTGCACACAGACTTCACGCCGAGCCCCTACGACACTGACTCCCTGAAGCTGAAG AGCGGTGATGTCATCGACGTTATCAGTAAACCGCCAATGGGAACCTGGATGGGAATGCTCCACGGAAAAGTTGGAACCTTCAAGTTCATCTATGTGGACGTTCTGAAGGACGGAACCAAACCCAGGAAGACGCGCAGGAGGACGAAGGTCCGGCAGCCCAAACCCACGTCCgtggaggagctgctggagcgCATCAACCTCAAA gagcATCTCCCCACCTTCCTGTTCAACGGCTACGAGGATCTGGACACCTTCAAgctcctggaggaggaggacctgGACGAGCTGAACATCCGGGACGCTCAGCACAGAGCCGTGCTGCTCACCGCcgtggagctgctgcaggagtACGACGGCGGCTCAG GGAGCAGCGACCCCGAGCGCGGCGCGGGCTCGCaggagaagctgctgctggagcGGTGTGGGCTGCTGGGAGACTCGCCGCGGGACTCCGGCTGCTACGAGAGCAGCGAGAACCTGGAGAACGGTGACGACAGCCTGACGACAGCCTGTGAGCTCCTCCTGTGA